A window of Panicum virgatum strain AP13 chromosome 8K, P.virgatum_v5, whole genome shotgun sequence contains these coding sequences:
- the LOC120644380 gene encoding uncharacterized protein LOC120644380, translating into MPRLQIDLNQNPPESALENPIDWDDIGEWDGPANELDYDMVWNDGNQGDQDRDGLTEEVQVPAADVQGPDGEQDAAAADGVQVEGFSNAPTAMNDGGTEGLQVDATNGQQGVPTHGMFVYVQFRWFNSMHMLVKIQFQLCQFQIRLMIHTRYASKHEGVVCTCF; encoded by the exons ATGCCTAGGCTGCAGATCGATTTGAACCAAAATCCACCAGAATCGGCCTTAGAAAATCCCATAGATTGGGATGACATAggtgagtgggatggccctgcCAATGAACTCGATTATGACATGGTTTGGAATGATGGGAATCAAG GTGATCAAGATAGAGATGGACTAACTGAAGAAGTGCAAGTACCTGCTGCTGATGTCCAAGGACCAGATGGAGAAcaagatgctgctgctgcagatgGCGTCCAAGTAGAGGGTTTTTCAAATG CTCCTACTGCTATGAATGATGGAGGGACAGAAGGATTGCAAGTAGATGCCACCAATGGCCAGCAAGGTGTGCCAACACATGGTATGTTTGTTTATGTTCAGTTTAGATGGTTCAATAGTATGCATATGTTAGTTAAAATTCAGTTTCAGTTATGTCAGTTCCAAATAAGACTCATGATTCATACAAGATATGCAAGCAAACATGAGGGAGTAGTATGCACATGCTTCTAG